The genomic interval CACCGATCCTCGCATGTTGTTTTCCACGGAAGTTGACCGCTATCCGACGTAAATGGCCGTAATTCCAACCGCCTTGCCACAAAGGCGGTTTCCCATGTGGTTTTCGGCTTCAGACACTTCCACCAATCCCGTAACTTTACCCGCCGCCCTTTCGTAGCAACCGGCATCGTATCTTTCAGACAATATTTTTCTACCAACGGCTTGAAGTCTGCCATGCGGTTTCTTTCCTCGCTGCTGGCCAGCATTCTCGGCACGCTGATCGCCATCGGGCTGATTTTTCTCTTTCTGTTTCTGTTTCTGATGGGGCTGGCGACGGCCGTCGAACAGCCGCCGTCCATTCGCTCGGGCTCGGTGCTGGTCGTGCGCCTGAGCGGTCCCATTCCGGAAGTCGTCTCGCCCGATCCGCTCAGCCGCCTGCTACTGGAGGAGCCCCCCTACGGCCTGCACGACCTGACACACGCCCTGAAGAAAGCAGCGGCCGACCGGCGCATCGAAGCCGTCTGGCTTCGTCTGCAGAACCCGCAACTCTCCTGGGCCTCGCTGGAAGAAGTCCGCGCGGCGCTCGTCGAGTTCAGGTCCAGCGGCAAGCTGCTTATCGCCTCGTGCGAGGACTTCGGCATGGATGAGGCCACCTATTTCCTGGCCAGCGCGGCCGACAGCGTGTTTGCCGGACCGGAGTCGTTCTTCGAATTCAACGGCTTCTATCTGACGGCCGAATTCTACAAGCGCCTGCTCGACAAGCTGGAGGTCGAAGCCCGGGTGGTGCGGGCCGGTGCCTTCAAGAGTGCCGGGGAACCGTTCGTGCGTGAACATCTCTCCGAAGAAAACCGCCTGCAATTGCAGGCGCTGCTCGACGCCTACAACCGGCGCTTCCTGGAGACGGTGGCCGAGGCCCGCGGGCTTTCGGTGGAGGACGTGAACCGGCTGGCGACCGAGCAGCTGCTGCTTTCCGCCGAGGAGGCCGTGCAGGCCGGGTTGCTCGACGGGCTCCGCGACGCCGGCCAGATCGAGCGCATGCTGAAGACGCACCTGGGCTATGGGCCGGACGAAAAGCTACGCCGCGTCTCGCTTCGCCAGTACGCGCGCGTGCCTGACCGCGAGGCCGGCCTGCCCACCGGTAACGAAGGCGAAATCGCCGTGGTCTATGCCGTGGGGACGATCGTGCCCGGCAAAAGTCAGCAGGAGCCGGTGCCGGTCCCCTTCCTGGGCGGCCGCATGCTCGGGAGCGAAACGCTGATCGCCGCAATGGAGGAGGCGCGCCAGAATGAACGCGTGAAGGCCGTAGTGCTGCGCATCAACTCGCCGGGCGGCTCGGCGGCCGCCTCGGAAGCCATGTGGCAGGCCATCCGGCGCACGGCCGAAGAAAAGCCCGTCATCGTCTCGATGGGCGATGTGGCCGCCTCCGGCGGCTACTGGATCAGCACGGCCGCCGATACGATCGTGGCCGATCCGCTGACCATCACGGGTTCGATCGGGGTGATCGGCATTCTGTTCAATGCGGGCGGCCTGTTCGAAAACAAGATCGGGATCACCTACGACCTGCTGCGCACCAGCCCGTACGCCGACATGTTCTCGGGACTGGTGCCCCCGGAGCCCTACGAGGTGGAACGCCTGCAGCAGACCATCCTGGCGACCTATCGCACGTTTCTGCAAAAGGTATCGCAGGCCCGCGGGCTTCCAGTCGATTCGGTCGATGCCATCGGCGGGGGACGTGTCTGGAGCGGCGAGGCGGCCCACCGGATCGGTCTGGTGGACGTGCTGGGCGGCCTGGACCGGGCCATTGCCATTGCCGCCGAAAAAGCCGGCCTGGCGCCGGGCACCTATCGGATTCGCGTGCTGCCGCGTCCCCGGACGTTTGCCGAGCGGCTGGCCGAGCAGCTGGAGGCAAAAGCCGTGCAGACCTGGCGTAATCTGACCGCTTCGCCGGCCGCCCGGATGCTGGAGGCCTACCGGCCCACGCTGGACCGGCTCCGGCTGCTGCACGGTACGCCGCTGGCCCGCATGTGGCCCGAGGTGTCGGTTCGCTAACCTGCTTCGCAACAAAAAGCGGGGCGACCGGCTGTCCGGTCGCCCCGCTTTCTTTTCGCCGATCGCCTATCACGGGAAAATGCCCAGCTCCAGATACGACTGGGCCACCTTGTTGATCGCGTCGATGAAGGCAGCCGTGCGAAGGTCTACGCCGTGCTCGCGCCGGATAGCCAGAATCTCCTGGTAGGCATTGATCATGGTCTCCTCCAGACCGGAGTTGACCAGATCTTCCTCGTCGGCTCCGTGCGCCACCTCCTGCACGAGCTCAACCGGCACTTTCTTACCGGTCAGGTCTTCGATGACCTCCAGGATGCGACTGAAGGTGCGTTCCTCGAAGCGCTTGCTGAGACGGCCAAACCGCACGTGGTACAGGTTGCGTAGCCATTCGAAGTAAGAAACCGTCACGCCCCCGGCATTGAGGTACACGTCCGGAATGATCAGCACGCCTTTTTTCAGCAGAATCTCCTCGGCCTCGATGGTTACCGGTCCGTTGGCCGCCTCGGCGATGATCCTGGCCTGGATGTGCGGAGCGTTTTCCACCGTAATCTGATTTTCCAGCGCGGCCGGCACAAGGATGTCGCAGGGAAGCTCCAGCGCATCCTGAGAACGCTCCAGGTTTTTCGCGCCCGGGAAGTTCAGAATCGAGCCGGTGCGCCGCCGGTGCTCCATGACGGCTTCCAGGTCGAGGCCGTCCGGGTTGTAGATGGCCCCTTCGATTTCGGCCAGGCCCACCAGCACGGCCCCGCCTTCCTGCAGGAATTTGGCCGCGTGGTAGCCCACGTTACCCAGTCCCTGCACGACCACCGTTTTGCCGCCCAGGCCCGTCTGGAGCCCCAGCGCTTTCATGTCCTCTTCCACGCTGCAGGCCTCCCGCACGCCGAAGAACACGCCGCGACCGGTGGCCTCCTTGCGACCGCGCACACCGCCCTGACCGACCGGCTTGCCGGTCACACAGGCCAGCGCTTCGAGCGGATTGGAAGAGAACGAATTGTACGTATCCAGAATCCAGGCCATCTCGCGGGGGCCGGTCCCGTAGTCCGGCGCGGGCACATCCACGCCGGGACCGATGAAGTTCTTTTTGAGCAGTTCGTAGGTGTAGCGGCGGGTGATCCGCTCCAGTTCGGCCTCGCTATACTGGCGCCGGTCGATTTTGACGCCGCCTTTGGCCCCGCCAAACGGCACGTCCACGATGGCACACTTGTAGGTCATCAGGGCGGCCAGCGCCATCACCTCGTCTTCAGTGACGTTCGGCGCGTACCGGATGCCTCCTTTCGTGGGTAGCTTGTGGTGGCTGTGCTCGGCCCGATAGGCGCGAATCACTTCGATCGAGCCGTCGTCCCGCTTGACGGGGAATTCCATCCGGTAGACGCTGTTGCAGGCCTTGATCTGATCGAGCAGCCCTTTGGGATGCTTCGTGTAGGCGGCTGCCCGATCGAACATGCGGTTGACCTGTTCCCAGAAGGAATAGGTCCGTTCTTCTACAGGTGCTTCGGTCAGTTGCATGGCTGTCTCTGGCTCGTTTGGTAGGTGCAGTGAAAATATAGGAGGAAGTTGTTGAATTCGAAAGCGCTTCCGAAGAAAATCTTGCCGAAAAATTTCTCCGGGTCGAACGCGGTGCGTTCAGGCCAGCGCCTCGAGCAGGATTTCCGCCGGGTGCAGCGCCCGCCGCCCCGTCGTATCCTGAATCTGCGCGCGGCACGAAGTGCCCGGTGCTGCAATGAGCGTGCCGTCGTCGGCCGCCCGCACGGCTGGCGCCAGCCGCCGCTCGGCCATCTTCAGCGAAATGTCCACGTGTTCCTTTTCGTACCCGAAAGCGCCGGCCATGCCGCAGCAGCTCGTATCGAGCACTTCGACCGTGTAGCCCGGCAGCGACAGCACCCGCGCGGCCGCCTGGGTCCCGACCAGCGCCTTCTGGTGGCAGTGGCCATGCAGCAGTACCCGCCGCGGCGTCTCGGTCCAGCGCACCCCGTCGAGCCGACCTTCGTCGGCCAGCCGGGCCACGTACTCCTCGAAGGTGAACACGCTGCGCGCCAGCGCGCGGGCCCGCGGATCGCCCGGCAGCAGGGCGAGCAGCTCGTCACGAAACGTCAGAATGCAGCTCGGCTCGAGCCCGACAATCGGCCAGCCCTGCTCGACGTAGGGATGCAGGCGTTCGACGGCGTCGAGCACCTGCTGCTGCGCCTCGCTGAGCAATCCCTTGGAGATGAGCGGCCGGCCGCAGCAGGCCCGTTCATCGGGCACCACCACCTGAAGGCCCAGCTTCCAGAAGAACTCGGTGGCCGCCCGGGCGACTTCGGGATGATGGTAGTTGTTGAACGTGTCGGCAAAGAGCACGACGGTCGGCCCCTCGAGCGTGCGCTGTTGCCTGCGGAACCAGTGCGTGAACGGCTCGACGGCAAAAGCCGGCAGACGCCGCCGGGCGCTGATGCCCAGCGCTCGGTCCATCACCCAGCGCACGAGCGGGTTGCGCAGGCCGAAGTTGGCCAGCTGGGCCTTCCAGCCGCCTCCGATCCACCGGGCCAGCCGGGGCTGGTGGGCGAACAGCCGCACGCGCAGCGGCACGCCGTTCGCCTCCCAGTACTTGGCCAGCCACTCCGCCTTGATCCGGGCCATATCCACGTTCGACGGGCACTCGGTCTTGCAGCCCTTGCACTGCACGCACAGGTCCATCACTTCGTAGAGCGCCTCGCCCGTCAGTTCTTCGACGGGAAGCGCCCCGGACATCACCGAACGCAGCGCATTGGCCCGTCCGCGCGTCGTGTGCCGCTCGTCGCGCGTGACCATGTAGCTCGGGCACATGACGCCGCTTTCCAGCTTACGGCAGGCGCCGTTGCCGTTGCACTGCTCGACGGCCCGCGCAAAGCCCCCTTCTTCCGACCAGTCCAGTTCCTCGATCAGTTCGATGGTGTGATAGGTGGGCCCCATGCGCAGGTTTTCCGTCAGCGGGGGCGTGTCGATCACCCGGCCCGGATTGAGCAGACCGTCCGGGTCGAAGATCTGCTTGAGCCGTCGATAGACGTCGCAGAGTTCCGGTCCCAGAAACGCCTCGTTGAGCGCGCCCCGCGCGATGCCGTCGCCGTGCTCGGACGAAAGCACACCGCCGTACTTTTTGACCAGCTCCATGGAGCCGACGGCGATGTCGCGCATTTTTTCCACCTCGCGGGCGTCCTTCGTGTTGATGAAGGGGCGGATGTGCAGGCAGCCCGCCGAAGCGTGCGCGTAGAAGACAGCGCGGGTGTTCGTCTCCTGAAGCAGCCGTTCCAGGTCGGCCACGTAGTCAGCCAGGTGTTCGACGGGCACGGCGGCGTCTTCGATGATCGGGATCGGCTTGTGGTCGCCTTTGACCCCCATCACCAGCCCCACCCCTTCGCTGCGGACATTCCAGACGTTCCGGATGTGCTCGGGCTGAAGGGCCCGCACCACGGCATAGCCCTGGCCGGCCCGCCGGAGCGTCGCTTCCAGCACGTCCAGGCGATGCACCAGCTCCGCCTCGCTCTCGCCGAAGTATTCGGTGATGAGCACGGCGCCCGGATCTCCCTGAATGAACGTGGCCAGCAGCGGCGCATAGCCCGGCGCGTGGCGCGTGGCTTCGATGGCCACGCCGTCGAACAGCTCGACGGCCGACGGCTCGGTCTCCAGGATGGTCGTTACGGCACGCAGCGCCTCGTCGCGCGTGTGGAAGTGGACCACGCCCAGCGCCGTCCGCTTCGGACGCGGCACCAGTTTCACGGTCAGTTCGGTCACGACGGCCAGCGTGCCCTCGCTTCCGCAGAGCAGTTGCGCCAGGTTACGCTCGGCCGGGTCCAGCAGGTATTCGAGTCGGTAGCCGCTGTTGCGGCGCCAGTGGCGCGGCGTGTCGCGGGCGATGACGTCGCCTTTTTCGCGAAGCAGGGCGTCCAGCTCGCGATAGAGCCGGCCTTCGGGTCCGTCGCGGCGCGTGCGCTCGGCCCAGGCGTCGGCCGAAAGTGGCTCGAAGTGCACGGGCGTCCCGTCGGCCAGCAGTGCCTCGACCGCGTGCACGTGCCGGATCATGTTGCCGTACAGAATGGAGTGGGCACCGGTCGAATTGTTGGCGAGCATGCCGCCCAGGGTGGCACGCCCCCCGCTGGCAGGATCAGGCCCCACCATCAGGCCATAGGGCTGCAGCGCCTTGTTGAGCTGCTCCAGCGGGCACCCCGGCTCCACCCGAACCCACCGTTCTTCCGCATTGATTTCCAGAATGCGGTGCAGGCGTGGCGTGAAGTCGATCACCAGCGCTTCGTTGACGGCCTGGCCGGCCAGCGACGAACCGCCGCCGCGCGGCAGCACCGGAATGCCGAATTCCTGCGCCAGCTCCAGCGCGGCCTGCACGTCGTCGGCATGCGCGGGCAGCAGCACACCGACCGGCTCCATCCGATAGATGCTGGCGTCGGTCGCGTAAAGCGCCCGCGTCATCGGATCCATGCAGAGCGATCCGCGAAGACGTGGACGCAGCCGGGCGGCAAATTCTTCCAGGCGTTCGGTCGAGAGGATGGGGCGGGTGGGGCGAACCAGCGTTTCCATAGGCGGAACTTCCTGAGTGCAACGAACCGGCTACCTCATAGCTCCAGCGGTTCGCCGGAACGGGGCAGCCATACGTTTACGTCCGGGTAGAAAAACTGAATGTTGTCGGCCATCCATTCACGCGCGTCTTCGTCGCCGTGCACCAGGATCACATGGCGGGGCTGCAGGCGCTCGACCAGCCGCAGCAGGTCGCGGCGATGGCTGTGGCCGCTGAAGCGGAAGCGTGCCACCTCGCAGCGAAGCGGTTGCGGACCGCGTTGCTCGTCGAGCACGATCTCTTCGGCGCCGGCTTCGGCGGCGGCCAGCAGTCGCCCGGCCGGCGAGTCTTCCCGGGCGAATCCTACCAGAAAGATCGCGTGCCGCTCGTCTTCCACCAGCAGTTGCGCCATTCGGTTCGAGAGCGACCGTTCGAACATCATCCCGCTGCTGAGCACGTAGATGGCCGGCTCGGCCAGCGCCTGCCGCACGGCCTCCAGGCGCCGGGGCAGCCGCCGCTGCTCGACGCGGAACACCTCGAACGACGGATCGAGCCGGGGTGTGACGAAGCGCGTCCGATCATACAGGTCGGCAATGGCCCGCATGGTCCCGGCCGTATAGACGGGCACGTCGGCGGGCAATACCTTTTCCCGCTTGAGTCGGTCGATCACGGCCAGCACTTCCTGGGCACGCCCGAGCGCAAAGGCCGGCACCAGTACGCTGCCGCCCCGATCCAGCACACGCCGCACCGCCTCGCCGAAGCGTTCTTCCTCCAGGCGGCGCGTGGTGCGTTCGGCCTCGGGATCGGCTCCGGCCGTCGATTCCAGAATGAGCACATCGACCGGCTCCTCCGGGTAGTCGCCCCCCGGGATGATGGCCTGTGCCCGCATGTTCGTGTCGCTCGTGTAGAAGATGCGCTGGCGGCGGCCGTCTTCTTCGTGCGTCAGCAACACGCCGGCCGCGCCCAGCACATGGCCGGCATGGTAGAAGCGAGCGCGCACGGGCGAGCGCCCTCGCAGGCCCGTCACACTGAAGTCCTGTCCCGGCTCGTGCGTCAGGTAGAGGTAGCTGTAGCCCTCCAGTTGCTTTTCGTCGAAAAGCGGACCGTAGCTCGAGCGGCCTTCCTGCAGGCGGCGACGTTGCAGGCGGGCCGAGGCGGGCAGCAGCAGATCGGCAAGCTGGCGCGTGACGCGCGTCATGTGCACCAGCACGTGCGGAAACTCACGCAGCAGGACCGGCAACGCCCCGATGTGGTCGTGATGCGCGTGCGTGACGATGGCGTGATCGATGTACCAGTCCGGGTTGCGGTGGATCAGCTCGAAGCGCGGCAGGCTCTCGGGTCCTTCCTCGTTCGGATCGACCCCCACGTCGAGCACAAGTCCCGTCCCGTCCAGCTTCACAAAATAGCAGTTGGCCCCGATCGCCTCGGTATCACCCAGCGCGACGAAAATCATCTGAGCTCGTGCCTTACCATTAATCGCATGCAACGAAGCAGCTCCCGTTCAAATCGTTTCAGGCTGAACGTCCAAACCGGCGCTCGAAATTTTTTGTTTCCCTGTTCGAACGCGCTTCACGTTGGCCGCTGACCGTACCGTTCCAGAAAATGCACGATGCTTTCGATGCCCTGTCGGAAGCGGTCCAGCCCGAAGTGCTCGTCGGGCGAATGGATCGCGTCCGAATTCAACCCGAAGCCCATGAGCACGCTGTCGAGCCCCAGCAGCCGTTTGAAGTCGGCCACGACGGGGATGGAGCCGCCCTCGCGGGTGAAGTAGGGCCGGCGTCCGAACACGCGGGCCATGGCCTCGGCGGCCGCCTGCATGGCCGGATGGCGCGTATCGACCAGCACGGGATGGCCGCCGTGCAGCGACGTAAAGCGTAGCTTGCAGGTGGGCGGCGTCTTCTGTTCGAAGTAGCGGCGGGTTTTCTCGACGATGTCGTCCGGGTCCTGATCGGGTACCAGCCGCATGGAGATCTTGGCCCCGGCCTTTGCAGGCAGCACGGTTTTGGCACCCTTACCCTGGTAGCCGCCCCAGATGCCGTTCACGTCCAGCGTCGGCCGTGCCGTGATCGCCTCCAGGATCGTGTACCCCTTCTCGGTGCGGACGGCCGACACGCCGATTTCCTCCATCCAGGCCTTTTCGTCGAAGGGCAGCTCCCGAAACGTACGCCGTTCCTCCTCGGTCAGGGGCCGCACGTCGTCGTAAAAGCCCGGGATCGTGATCCGGTGGTCTTCGTCGTGGAGCCCGGCGATCAGCCGCGCCAGCACGTTGATCGGATTTTCGACGGCCCCGCCATAGACGCCCGAGTGCAGGTCGCGGGCCGGACCGGTCAGTTCCACCTCCACGTAGGCCAGCCCGCGTAGCCCGTAGGTGATTGAGGGCACCCCCGGCGCGAACATGGCCGTGTCGGAAATGACCACGACGTCGGCCGCCAGCAGCTCGCGATGCGCTTCGATGAAAGGTGCCAGGTGCACCGAACCTGACTCCTCCTCCCCTTCCAGCAGGAATTTCAGGTTCACGGGGAGCGTGCCGGCCGTCTTCAGGTAGGCCTCGGCCGCCTTCACATGCATGAAAAGCTGGCCTTTGTCGTCGCAGGCGCCCCGCGCGTAGAGGTTGCCGTCCCGGATCTCCGGCTCGAAGGGCGGCGAGGTCCACAGTTCCAGCGGATCGGGCGGCTGCACGTCGTAGTGACCGTAGACGAGCACGGTCGGCCGCGTCGCGTCCACCGTGTACTCGGCATAGACGATGGGATGGCCCTCGGTCTCAAAGACTTCTACTTTCGGGAAGCCCAGCTTCTGGAAATGCTCGGCCAGCCAGTCGGCCGCCCGTCGCACCTCGGGCGCGTAGTCCGGATCGGTACTGATCGACGGAATGCGCAGCAGGTCTTTCAATTCTTCGACAAAGCGCGAAAAATGCGTATCGACGTAGGACAATGCCTGCTCGGTCATGGTCTCGATGGTCAGGTTCGATGATCGCGGATGTGATACGAGACAACTCCTTCGGAAGTGCCGTTGACCGAAGTTGCACGGGCTTTTCACCGGGAGTTAGCGGAGTGGGCTTGCCTTCAAAACAGATTTTTTGCTCCTTTTTGTATCAATTTGTTCGGCCATGAGGGCGCGGTCGTCCACATCCCGTCTGCCGGCGCTCCTGTTGAGCGTGGCGCTCCTGATGCCGGTCTTTCCCTGGGCGGCATTACGGGCGCCGCACGCCCACGAGCACGGCCCGGTCTGCCACCACATGGCCTGTCCGCACCAGGGTCAACGCTGCACCTGTCATGGACACGAGGGCACGCCCCTCTGGCAACGCTGCCACGATGACAGCGCGACGCCGAGCAGCCCATCGGCTATGCCGTACGGTCCGTTGCCCTCGGCGCCGGTGATGATCCCACCGGCCTTTGCGACGCCGACGGCGCTGTCGGATACCGCGCCGCCTCCACTTCGACCCGTCACCGACATTTTCCATCCTCCGCGGCGGAAGCCCCTTGCCTGAGGCCGCTGCCGAAGCAGGCCTCGGGACGCCCTCTTTCAGGCTTCCGTTTCACCAACCGCTGGAGGATGAACCATGCGCAACGTTCGCTTTACGCTGCTTCTGATTTTCGGACTTTCGCTGTCGGCGCGGGCGCAGGCGGTGTTGACCGGCCAGGTGCTCGACGCCGAGACGCGCACGCCGCTTCCCGGCGCGCACGTGCTGATCGACAGCACCGCCCACGCCACCGTTACCAACGCGGCAGGTCTGTTCACGCTGCACCTGTCGCCCGGCCGCTACACGGTCTCGGTGCGGTTTGTCGGATACGAGACGAC from Rhodothermus marinus carries:
- a CDS encoding MBL fold metallo-hydrolase; translation: MIFVALGDTEAIGANCYFVKLDGTGLVLDVGVDPNEEGPESLPRFELIHRNPDWYIDHAIVTHAHHDHIGALPVLLREFPHVLVHMTRVTRQLADLLLPASARLQRRRLQEGRSSYGPLFDEKQLEGYSYLYLTHEPGQDFSVTGLRGRSPVRARFYHAGHVLGAAGVLLTHEEDGRRQRIFYTSDTNMRAQAIIPGGDYPEEPVDVLILESTAGADPEAERTTRRLEEERFGEAVRRVLDRGGSVLVPAFALGRAQEVLAVIDRLKREKVLPADVPVYTAGTMRAIADLYDRTRFVTPRLDPSFEVFRVEQRRLPRRLEAVRQALAEPAIYVLSSGMMFERSLSNRMAQLLVEDERHAIFLVGFAREDSPAGRLLAAAEAGAEEIVLDEQRGPQPLRCEVARFRFSGHSHRRDLLRLVERLQPRHVILVHGDEDAREWMADNIQFFYPDVNVWLPRSGEPLEL
- the sppA gene encoding signal peptide peptidase SppA, translating into MRFLSSLLASILGTLIAIGLIFLFLFLFLMGLATAVEQPPSIRSGSVLVVRLSGPIPEVVSPDPLSRLLLEEPPYGLHDLTHALKKAAADRRIEAVWLRLQNPQLSWASLEEVRAALVEFRSSGKLLIASCEDFGMDEATYFLASAADSVFAGPESFFEFNGFYLTAEFYKRLLDKLEVEARVVRAGAFKSAGEPFVREHLSEENRLQLQALLDAYNRRFLETVAEARGLSVEDVNRLATEQLLLSAEEAVQAGLLDGLRDAGQIERMLKTHLGYGPDEKLRRVSLRQYARVPDREAGLPTGNEGEIAVVYAVGTIVPGKSQQEPVPVPFLGGRMLGSETLIAAMEEARQNERVKAVVLRINSPGGSAAASEAMWQAIRRTAEEKPVIVSMGDVAASGGYWISTAADTIVADPLTITGSIGVIGILFNAGGLFENKIGITYDLLRTSPYADMFSGLVPPEPYEVERLQQTILATYRTFLQKVSQARGLPVDSVDAIGGGRVWSGEAAHRIGLVDVLGGLDRAIAIAAEKAGLAPGTYRIRVLPRPRTFAERLAEQLEAKAVQTWRNLTASPAARMLEAYRPTLDRLRLLHGTPLARMWPEVSVR
- a CDS encoding dipeptidase — protein: MTEQALSYVDTHFSRFVEELKDLLRIPSISTDPDYAPEVRRAADWLAEHFQKLGFPKVEVFETEGHPIVYAEYTVDATRPTVLVYGHYDVQPPDPLELWTSPPFEPEIRDGNLYARGACDDKGQLFMHVKAAEAYLKTAGTLPVNLKFLLEGEEESGSVHLAPFIEAHRELLAADVVVISDTAMFAPGVPSITYGLRGLAYVEVELTGPARDLHSGVYGGAVENPINVLARLIAGLHDEDHRITIPGFYDDVRPLTEEERRTFRELPFDEKAWMEEIGVSAVRTEKGYTILEAITARPTLDVNGIWGGYQGKGAKTVLPAKAGAKISMRLVPDQDPDDIVEKTRRYFEQKTPPTCKLRFTSLHGGHPVLVDTRHPAMQAAAEAMARVFGRRPYFTREGGSIPVVADFKRLLGLDSVLMGFGLNSDAIHSPDEHFGLDRFRQGIESIVHFLERYGQRPT
- a CDS encoding FAD-binding and (Fe-S)-binding domain-containing protein — protein: METLVRPTRPILSTERLEEFAARLRPRLRGSLCMDPMTRALYATDASIYRMEPVGVLLPAHADDVQAALELAQEFGIPVLPRGGGSSLAGQAVNEALVIDFTPRLHRILEINAEERWVRVEPGCPLEQLNKALQPYGLMVGPDPASGGRATLGGMLANNSTGAHSILYGNMIRHVHAVEALLADGTPVHFEPLSADAWAERTRRDGPEGRLYRELDALLREKGDVIARDTPRHWRRNSGYRLEYLLDPAERNLAQLLCGSEGTLAVVTELTVKLVPRPKRTALGVVHFHTRDEALRAVTTILETEPSAVELFDGVAIEATRHAPGYAPLLATFIQGDPGAVLITEYFGESEAELVHRLDVLEATLRRAGQGYAVVRALQPEHIRNVWNVRSEGVGLVMGVKGDHKPIPIIEDAAVPVEHLADYVADLERLLQETNTRAVFYAHASAGCLHIRPFINTKDAREVEKMRDIAVGSMELVKKYGGVLSSEHGDGIARGALNEAFLGPELCDVYRRLKQIFDPDGLLNPGRVIDTPPLTENLRMGPTYHTIELIEELDWSEEGGFARAVEQCNGNGACRKLESGVMCPSYMVTRDERHTTRGRANALRSVMSGALPVEELTGEALYEVMDLCVQCKGCKTECPSNVDMARIKAEWLAKYWEANGVPLRVRLFAHQPRLARWIGGGWKAQLANFGLRNPLVRWVMDRALGISARRRLPAFAVEPFTHWFRRQQRTLEGPTVVLFADTFNNYHHPEVARAATEFFWKLGLQVVVPDERACCGRPLISKGLLSEAQQQVLDAVERLHPYVEQGWPIVGLEPSCILTFRDELLALLPGDPRARALARSVFTFEEYVARLADEGRLDGVRWTETPRRVLLHGHCHQKALVGTQAAARVLSLPGYTVEVLDTSCCGMAGAFGYEKEHVDISLKMAERRLAPAVRAADDGTLIAAPGTSCRAQIQDTTGRRALHPAEILLEALA
- a CDS encoding Glu/Leu/Phe/Val family dehydrogenase yields the protein MQLTEAPVEERTYSFWEQVNRMFDRAAAYTKHPKGLLDQIKACNSVYRMEFPVKRDDGSIEVIRAYRAEHSHHKLPTKGGIRYAPNVTEDEVMALAALMTYKCAIVDVPFGGAKGGVKIDRRQYSEAELERITRRYTYELLKKNFIGPGVDVPAPDYGTGPREMAWILDTYNSFSSNPLEALACVTGKPVGQGGVRGRKEATGRGVFFGVREACSVEEDMKALGLQTGLGGKTVVVQGLGNVGYHAAKFLQEGGAVLVGLAEIEGAIYNPDGLDLEAVMEHRRRTGSILNFPGAKNLERSQDALELPCDILVPAALENQITVENAPHIQARIIAEAANGPVTIEAEEILLKKGVLIIPDVYLNAGGVTVSYFEWLRNLYHVRFGRLSKRFEERTFSRILEVIEDLTGKKVPVELVQEVAHGADEEDLVNSGLEETMINAYQEILAIRREHGVDLRTAAFIDAINKVAQSYLELGIFP